In Octopus sinensis linkage group LG6, ASM634580v1, whole genome shotgun sequence, the sequence cgctgtagaaaagaatatattaaaggtggtgagctggcagaatcgttaacacgccaggcaaaatgcttagtggtattttattattattgtatatataacatgatgcaaacgtgtagcttttttgtgcattttgtttgcagaaaataaagaaataacagtaataacatttaataaatgttgcttactgcaagttatggatgattcttttatgacttcattgctttcaggcttagcttaaggtattttctcacacgacatcacaaaatgcgtctgaataaacattgctggacaacaAATAGAttcttggacattgcttagaagataattttcatttttaacctagtatatagtacgcactagggattttgacctttaaattttggggtaaaaatgcggattatactcgaggatttacagtatttgTCATATGACAAGTAACACTAGTTGCTTTAACAGTAAATAAAGGATAACAATACAAAAACATATCAGCCCTTTCAGGGCTGGTTCATGAGTGTTATTGCAAAAAGATACGGAGCAATTCTGTCCCACTGAACTTCAAGGAAACCTTGCACGAGACTGAAGTCACTTGCTGGGAATCCTTCTTCCTTCAGTTTCACATCTGTAGCAGTACTGCAAGTAGCATGAAAATAAAGATTTGCATTATTAGGTGATTCAACagacatttattaaaaaatttacaaGACATCAATTAAGCATGCAacatttttaatctattttattaaatattttaactctccttccacatgtatatacagggtggcccaaaagtaggtttacagttatcaagtaggcactttaaatttcctttaaaacattttattacatttaaatttctatcttgcaagtaactaaattagcatgcaataatggtttctaaactgttaatatatgaatgcaaaagagatagatgaataactgtaaacctacttttgggccactctgtgtgtatatatatatatatatatatcactttgatcactttgaccgaccagtccgtcaggcgtccatttgacaccactggtcacagcacgctgtccactcctctatatatacacactcacacatacatacatatacacacatatgtgtatatatttataataagttatatataaaaacaatttaacattaaactgaagggttATGCAACACTTTTAGTAGAGTCCATATTAATACAGCActcagttcaggaattgaaactgcaatcttgCAATCAAAAGTGCAACACCccagccactaggccatgtgccttcacatatataaatgtaccttAAACATAATTCCCAAGACAAATCCACATAACAGAGTACATAAATATTCGATACAAGATAGTTTTCAATGTGcttttatctatacaatattttCATTCCCAGTCTATCTCATTCATTGTTtacaatgttctctctctcacacacacacacacactccaggtttgatttctagAATCTACTGGCTCGATTTTTTCATGGTCAACTTTGTTGGTTGCTCCAGGGTAGGTAGTTTGCAAGACTTGGTCTATGATACAAACCAGAAAACAAGGAATGTAATTTACCTAGAAGCTCTTACATAATTTCCTTCAACATATGTGGTAGAATTTTGTactttcctttattattattattattatttatattatgaattcagaattgatttctcaattaaagaataaattgtatcccaattgaagaataaattgaatttagaataacaaatttctatacaacatattttgcttttttcttccaaTATGTAAGGAAAAATTTCATTCCCAGACAATGCCAGGAccctctgctagtatatatctatatgtgtctgtgtatgtgtgtatgtatgtatgtatgtgtgtgtaattactcaATCACTCAGGTTCATAATaacctaagtaaataaattacacAGTTTCTACTGAGTTGATCACATGATAATTGTTGTCATAGAAACCATCCAGATATTCAACATGTACAACTGTTAATCCAGACAtgctttttttcttcctctcatctaccttctctcctcattcctttctgtcaaaCAGCAGAGGATTGAAACATGAAAGACTCTTCCATTTTtcttgagtgtcaaactaatacacataGTTTGTTGATccctcacctgtctctgtcttttgctTAATTTTGAACCATAGCTCGTAGTGTCGTCTGCCTAGTATCTGTGACcgaagaggagataactacttCGAAATGCTAGCATCTCACAGTCTAAGTAGATGGCGCTGTGAGCTGATCtaggtgtatacacaccatttgtcagCAAAACATAGTGACAAAACATAGTAAATAGCTTGTTCCCAAGTTCAAACGTccttcaagcatatttgaactgataaTAACATTACAATTTCACTTGTCACTGCTTAGTGTTCTGCCTTTgtaatatacaggagtggctgtgtggtaagtaacttgcttaccaaccacatggctccaagttcagtcccactgcatggcaccttgggcaagtgtcttctactatagcctcggactgaccaaagccttgtgagtggatttggtagacagaaactgaaagaagactgtcacgcatgcgtgtgtgtccccaacatcgcttgacaaccgatggtgtgtttgcttccccataacttagcggttcagcaaaagaggccgatagaataagtactaggcttacatagaataagtcctgggggtcgatttgctccactaaaggcagtgctccagcatggccacagtcaaatgactgaaacattagAAGTGTGAAAGAGTATATCCTCATTCACTAAATATTAAATCTGCAACATCCTTGTTATGTCTCATTGGATTCTAAAAGCAACTAAAAGATCTCAAATTTACAGGGCAGATGtacctgtactcaactggtactacaGTTGATAAAGAGGAAGGCTGACTTTGGTGTGATTCGAACTCAAAACAGAAGCAAACCCAACTAAATGCTGGCAGCAATTTATAAATTTGCtaataatattcattaaaatatcaCATTGAAATGAAAAGCAATTTCCGGAAAGCTTAACTAAATCTtacataagtaaaagaaaaaaaaatcacaaaaaccaAATCAATTTGGTGTAAACATCATTTATAAAGGTCAGTGTCATTGGTGTCATGTATAAACACATGTGGTTTTCTGCAGTGCTGACCTTTATACAAGATGTTTACACCAAATAAACTTGGTGTAAACATCATCTACGATAAAGGTCACAACTGGTGTTAAGATAAACACATTAAGTTTTCTTCAAAACAATAATTAATAGCAGACAGGGATTTTAAAGACAAAGACCTCAGCCAAAACTTAATGTAATATGAATGGGAATATGCagtagtgtttatttatttaaccagAACAGCATGAACAAAAGGTATTAAATGAGTGGACAAAAGGACAAAATGCCTCCATGTGGTCACTCAAAgtcctagaaatagtagccaaatcctcaaatcataccctgttGTCTTCCACCCTTAagtattcacattattctgctaaatgtaatgcttatttattcacagtcaccatcatcatcatcgtttaacatccgttttccatgctagcatgggttggacggttcaaccggggtctggaaagccaggaggctgcaccagtctccagtctggtctggtagtgtttctacagttggatgcccttcctaacaccaaccactccatgagtgtagtggatgctttttacgtgccagggaaggctggcaatggccacaattggttggtgctttttacgtgccaacagcacagaagccagtgaaggcagtgctggcatcagccatgtttggatggtgctttttacataccaccggcacgggtatcacaactacaatttccatttgattatcCACagtgtcttgaattaatcatacatcatctcatagctttgaaattttgatgatatgattgtagACATTTaaaatgacactgtagggtagatgtgagaggtcagatctagctggtttacattctaaagggttaagaaaggaAGGACACACTGCAGTTGTAGAAAAATGGAATGGCCCCAGTAGTTGAAAtgcttttcattttatatacTAGCTCAGTCAAGGATAAAACAGTTTCAGAAAGCCAAATAAGCAACTTGCTTTCAGTTTATAATTGTAGCTGCTACATTTAGATTgctaatattttttaagaaaaacaagacagtgagctggcagaaacgtaagcatgccaggcgaaatgcatagcagtatttcgtctgtctttacgttctgagttcaagttccgccaaagtcaactttgcctttcatcctttcggcatcgataaattaagtaccagttgtatactggggttgatctaatcaactgggccccctccccaaaaatttcaggccttgtgcctagagtagaaaagaatatttttaagaaaGACATCAATGTCACACAATGACATTTCATCTTGTCTGTAAATATGGAGACCAATGacaataagaaatcaatattttatgtaCCTATAatgttagatgtgtgtgtgtgtatctaaaaaaaagtaaagttaccttttcgagtcatactgactcataaagggctggtttcctttcagtttccgtggcatataaattccccaccaGGCAGGGATGCCGAaccgttgcaggattactcatttttgccagctgagtggactggagtcaTGTGAAATGAAGAATACAACGCAAAACCCAATCcaaaaatcgaaaccacaatcttacgagcatgagtccaacaccctaaccactaaaccacatgcctcctctatgtgtgtgtgtgtgtgtgtgtgtgtgtatggatgtatgtatatatatatatatatatataggtttaagagacagaatcaccctcaagcatCATTGAACGACATTATCCATGATAGAtacatgctctttactcttttactggtttcagtcatttgactgtctcTTACCACACAGGAGTTAATTAGTcatcttcattagcttacaactgtttcaaccATAAGAAGCAGTGCACTGagagctgagtgcttgtgcaACATCCTATTACTTCCTCAGAGCCATCAAAAAGTGTAAGCATACTGAGTTCTAACATCGTTTAAATAAcagaagaatataaacaaaaacaagtgcACATAAAAATTAagcaataacagaataaaagaactaATATGTTCATAATACTTACGCTTCCCCAACATTGAAGATCCTGTATTCTACAGTTACATCTTTTCCTTCAACCAAATATTGATTCATAACATTCTTAGATGCTAACAATCTGGCAATTTTCTCATCTTCTGCTCCCAACGTCAGGGCAAACAGACACAAGAAACTTAAGGAAACACTCAGTAAGGACAGAGaattcatcatctgaaaattACACAAATAACTGAGGTGAAATAACGTTGAAACATaagtttgttatatttaaaaaatatttttttaaatgtcaaagaAAAGAATTGCAAAACAGATTCTTCAGCAGGAGACGAGATGGTggaataatatccatagtctaaACTGGTCATATTTATGAATTCAGTCAGAAAGTGTAATGACAGGTGCTTCTAAGTAAGACCCTATGGAGGTGCTTGAGAACTCTACCCCAACAACTCTTTCAGGAATAATAAATAGGAGATAGAGGGAgggattaaaaaatataattcaaataaattcaaatttggAGAAATGTcaaacattatataatgtaacaagaaaattgttcttatctaccaaatccatttacaaggctttggtcaacccaaggctatagcagaagccacttgctcaaggtgctacagtgggactgaactcagaaccatgtggctggaaacaaacttcttaccacagagccacacttAATGTAATTGTTGCagggtattactcttttacttgtttcactcatttgacagcagccatgctggagaaccacctttagtcaagcaaattgaccctaggacttattctttgtaagcctagtacttattctattggtctcttttgctgaaccgctaagttacagggatgtaaacacaccagcatcggttgtcaagcgatgttggggggacaaacacagacacacgaacatatatacaaacacatacatatatatacatatatacaacgggtttctttcagtttccgtctactaaatccactcacaaggctttggtcaaggctatagtagaagacacttgcccaaggtgccatgctgtgggactgaacccggaaccatgtggttggtaaacaagctacttaccacacagccacttctgcctATTAATGAGAAACAAATAACAAATTCAATGACAGTCCCAAAAAGCATCATATCTGAGGAAGAATTCAACAGAAATTTTAGTAGTGGATCTGTAATTTGCACAAAAGCTGAGAAAAGAAGAATGGGATGTGtctaatgtatttatatgcatagctTAAGCATCAACAAGTTCAGAGAAGCAGAGATTATTACAATAGCTGTAGGAGAAACAACCATGTCACCTCACCTGTCTTAGAGGGTCTGAAAAGTCTATGGTCATTCCACACCAAACCTACAGAAAGGTGAGCAGGGTTCAGAGAATGTTTGGGAATGAAGGCTTGCCTATCAGGctgatagctttttttttttttgatgcagTATGGAATGCATCTCtcaacataaatgcatgtgtaatgTAGCAGCCCTTATATTTCTAGTAATCCAGAGGGATTAATTTACAAAAACATTTCATGTCAACTGCAGCTTCAATTGTAAATAATTCTTAGTAACAGAAAATGTGTTTTATATCAAATGCATTttttgacaaattttttttttttaatattatttagctGAAAAAACTAGGGTATGACTTATAGATGGGGCAaggctgtacttgagaagacctgacaagccaagtgagattgtagtcatggctgatgccagtgttgcataactggcacgtaaaaatcacccctCAAACGTTGGgtgatatgccgtgcttgagaagacctgtcgaggcaagtgaaagtgtagctgtggccgatgccagtgccatttGACTGGCACGACTACTGTTGAGAAAAATAACTAATATCTTGGAGTATCTAATAAAACAATCTTCTGAATACAAGAATCTGCAACTCTAAGAGTCAAAAAGTTGTGACTAAGAATCCTATGAAAGGAACATAAATGTTTATTGAGAGtaatgaaagggaaaaaataagGTAAGATTTATTGCAGTCTACAACATTCACATTGTACaatatagttttcaaaataaGGCCTAAATAATTAAGGAGATATATTAGATGGCCAACAGTTAAAGAACATGgggataaaaaaatacatattggaCTATTTTCTGATTATAATATTTCAGAAGGATTTGGATGGCAAATTAGTAGAGCACAAAggaaaatgttttgtggtatttagttacatctctttcagttctgaattaaaatcctaCCAAGATGAACTCCACTTTCTATTTTgccaaaatcatcattattaccatcattataattatgcatccattttccatggtttgaaatgaataaaaaaaaaagttgctagTAATAAACATGGAATTACTTTGAGCATTTATACCTGTACCCAATAAATTAGTAATTCATTGCAGTACagaattttgtcaatgaacaggtcgcagtctcaaagtgacgaaaatattttgacaaattaaatttaaatgttgaagtgaatctaatggattttgtgtgtttcttaaatggcttataaacacctttcatgctgcaattgtttttgttccagcacaagatctcagatcaggtcacttgctatgcaagtacatctccgtaatcttAGTAATTAATATTTCAGAGAAAATGGAAATTCCTTAAAAGTTGCTAAAGTATACTCAGTAATTATCGCTTTCTTTATTATATCCTTATGTAATGAATGCAACACAGGTAAAATCCCAATGAAAAAAATCCTACACAGTTCCAATATCCCAATTTTAACCATTTAAAATTTATCTCCCCTTAATTTAGGAGAGGCAGAACCCATGACTTTAGCTGATTCTCCCATACTGATCAGATTGACCTAACTTAGCTTGCATATTAGCATGAGTTGGTCCAAGGTTTGGTCTAAATGCTAACAACAAAGTGAACTCCTCTAAAGGCACTCAAGGATTAGATGGTGATCTTAAACCAAACACAGTAACCTCAAAATCTTTTTAGTCCTCTATAAAATAATATCATGGTCTGAATGAATAAGCTTTTGGATAATCAATTCAAGATCAAGTGTTCAAACTCATTGCTGACATTTCCTTCTGACTAAGAACAACACTTACTGCATTTGTGTATGAGTTCCACCCCTATTGTCATtatttaacattcgctttccatgctggcatgggttggatggtttgactgaaaactggtgagCTGGGGAGTTACACTAGGTTCCattctggtttggcatggtttctatggctggatgcccttcctaatgccaaccactccaagagtgtagtgggtgctttatcatgccaccggcacaggtgtcactGACAtgatactggcattggccatgcgcTTGAAcggtgttttttacataccacccacactggcattgaccatggctatgatttcacttggcttaacaGGTGTTCTCAACATTTAaggggtgatttttacatgccagttacacaacacttgcatcagccatgactacaatctcacttggcttgttgtGTGTTTAAGAcacttgctttgcaatcacatagtccagattcaatcccactgcatggaaccttaggcaaatatcttctactatagcctcagattgCATAATACTTTGAGAGGAATAAataagatggaaactgtgcagaagcttaTATAAGGAGTATACATCAAGAGAAAACCAGACAGTATGTAGTTCTTATTTAGTGAAAGATTTTGATTAT encodes:
- the LOC115213000 gene encoding translocon-associated protein subunit beta isoform X1 — translated: MMLFGTVIEFVICFSLIGRSGCVMMNSLSLLSVSLSFLCLFALTLGAEDEKIARLLASKNVMNQYLVEGKDVTVEYRIFNVGEATATDVKLKEEGFPASDFSLVQGFLEVQWDRIAPKSNVTHAVVMKPLKFGFFNFTAAQLTYLPKDDAEERMIGYTSAPGEGGIINQKEFERRFSPHVLDWLIFAIMTLPSLGIPYMLWYRSKRKYDNVRSKRN